From a region of the Synechococcus sp. PCC 7502 genome:
- a CDS encoding IS1 family transposase, producing the protein MKTKKIVTAAIRCPTCGQTDISRHGQSATGKKQYIYAEM; encoded by the coding sequence ATAAAGACAAAAAAGATAGTAACAGCAGCAATCAGATGCCCAACTTGCGGACAGACAGATATTTCCCGTCATGGACAGAGTGCCACAGGAAAAAAGCAATATATATATGCCGAAATGTAG
- a CDS encoding transposase, whose product MKKKPKWTTLIIIDSQATKTTCNAGVESRGFCSYKATNGIKRHLAVDSLGFPFFTHLTKANVSDDQGLSEMLTINIEYFKTKPDDIPITTILLDSGYHIEKLTADLEKVYPEIMTKIRVEIAPKMSKQEKQEKGLSGFVTVPTRWVIERSNAWVERCKILVKNFERTLFNATAKLNLCFIRLMLKRIAAHKI is encoded by the coding sequence GTGAAAAAAAAGCCAAAATGGACAACATTAATCATCATAGACTCTCAGGCAACGAAAACCACTTGTAATGCAGGTGTAGAATCCAGAGGTTTCTGCTCCTACAAAGCAACTAACGGGATCAAAAGACATCTAGCAGTCGACAGTCTAGGATTTCCTTTTTTTACTCACTTAACTAAAGCTAATGTATCAGATGACCAAGGACTGAGTGAAATGTTAACGATCAATATTGAATATTTTAAGACTAAACCAGATGACATTCCCATCACGACAATATTGCTAGATAGTGGATATCACATTGAAAAACTGACAGCAGATTTAGAAAAAGTATATCCTGAGATTATGACAAAGATTAGGGTTGAAATTGCTCCAAAAATGTCAAAACAAGAGAAACAAGAAAAGGGCTTATCTGGATTTGTGACTGTGCCGACCAGATGGGTGATTGAGAGATCAAATGCCTGGGTTGAAAGATGTAAAATCTTAGTCAAAAACTTTGAGAGAACTCTGTTTAATGCCACAGCTAAGTTGAATCTTTGCTTTATTCGCTTAATGCTAAAGAGAATTGCTGCTCATAAGATATGA
- a CDS encoding transposase, which produces MRYETGSIEVLIPKKKQTRPPTWTKRQILDGILYQLKNRCNWRDMPGDLPPFSTVYRYYKEWKDTGTFIVIMDALHSTVREQ; this is translated from the coding sequence ATGAGATATGAAACAGGCTCTATAGAAGTATTAATCCCCAAGAAAAAGCAAACCAGACCACCAACATGGACAAAAAGACAAATCCTAGACGGCATCCTTTACCAATTGAAAAACCGTTGTAATTGGCGAGATATGCCAGGAGACTTACCACCATTTTCTACAGTGTATCGATACTACAAAGAATGGAAAGATACAGGTACATTTATTGTAATCATGGATGCTCTTCATTCAACGGTACGTGAGCAGTGA
- a CDS encoding IS1 family transposase (programmed frameshift): MEVKCPYCESDQIVKNGITRHKKQNYKCKKCNRQFVINPKNQPIAESTIKLVDNLLLERISMRGIKRVAKVSLQWLQSYVNGKSVSVEPQVKVIPRKKPRLTIECDELWSFVGDKKCKVWIWLAINRNTREIVGVFVGSRDQETALGLWQSLPTVYRQWAVCYTDFWQAYSCILPKKRHKAVGKESGQTNHIERFNCTLRQRISRLVRKTLSFPKKLENHIGAIWIFIHHYNSEIHSKFCIMPS; this comes from the exons ATGGAAGTAAAATGTCCTTACTGTGAAAGTGACCAGATAGTTAAGAATGGTATAACCCGTCACAAAAAACAAAACTACAAATGTAAAAAGTGTAATCGTCAATTTGTGATTAATCCTAAAAACCAGCCAATAGCTGAATCCACAATTAAATTAGTCGATAATCTGCTGCTAGAACGTATATCCATGCGAGGGATTAAGCGTGTTGCCAAGGTGTCATTACAGTGGTTACAGAGTTATGTAAATGGTAAGTCTGTCAGTGTAGAGCCGCAAGTTAAGGTAATCCCTAGAAAAAAGC CACGCCTGACCATTGAATGCGATGAACTATGGTCATTTGTAGGGGATAAAAAATGTAAGGTATGGATTTGGTTAGCAATTAACCGAAATACTAGAGAAATTGTTGGAGTGTTTGTTGGTAGTCGAGACCAAGAAACAGCCTTGGGGTTATGGCAATCTTTACCAACCGTTTATCGACAATGGGCTGTTTGTTATACTGACTTCTGGCAAGCTTATAGCTGTATTTTGCCTAAAAAACGCCATAAGGCTGTGGGCAAAGAGTCTGGACAGACTAATCATATTGAAAGGTTCAATTGTACTTTAAGGCAAAGAATTTCTCGCCTTGTTAGAAAAACTCTTTCTTTTCCTAAGAAATTAGAAAATCATATCGGTGCTATTTGGATATTTATCCATCACTACAATTCTGAAATTCACTCTAAGTTCTGCATCATGCCCTCTTGA
- a CDS encoding nuclear transport factor 2 family protein, with protein sequence MSTSINMPYPVTTPIVSTDFALSFAHSWIEDWNQHDIDAVLSHYTDDFELTSPLILSIAGESSGVLQGKANVRAYWKKGLAQIPDLHFELKEVLTGVDCITLYYQGHRGMVTEVLWFNETGKVKKAWACYAINITRQDKL encoded by the coding sequence TTGAGTACGTCAATTAATATGCCTTATCCTGTGACCACGCCGATTGTCAGCACAGATTTTGCATTAAGCTTTGCCCACAGTTGGATCGAGGATTGGAATCAACATGACATCGATGCTGTCCTCAGCCACTATACGGATGACTTCGAGTTAACTTCTCCTTTGATACTTTCTATTGCTGGAGAATCTAGCGGAGTTTTACAGGGCAAGGCGAATGTAAGAGCCTACTGGAAGAAGGGGTTAGCGCAAATTCCTGACCTTCATTTTGAACTAAAAGAAGTACTGACAGGTGTAGATTGCATCACGCTCTATTACCAGGGACATCGGGGTATGGTGACTGAAGTACTATGGTTTAACGAGACTGGGAAGGTAAAGAAAGCTTGGGCTTGTTACGCCATTAATATAACAAGGCAGGATAAATTATGA
- the egtD gene encoding L-histidine N(alpha)-methyltransferase, with the protein MTMNSNSLRDVDRRLSLERLIGDLAIASEVNNHGNNDVVQGLSKYPKSIPAKYFYDDRGSELFEQICELPEYYPTRTETAILETYAPEIATLTGSCELVELGSGSAIKTRILLDAYQNLKYPLRYVPIDISAGILETSAFALLNDYPSLEVHGLVGTYELALQRLHSFGSFGVNHSPRRMVVFLGSTLGNLNPQECDRFFEQITGALQAGDYFLLGIDLHKSKTLLEPAYNDAQGVTAEFNLNMLRHLNHRFNGNFDLSQFKHQAIYNEYQHQIEMYLHSQTDQTVHLRSLNLTIHLEAGEKILTEISRKFDLTHLEQDLKSKGIKPVKTWTDDKQWFGMILGQVISA; encoded by the coding sequence ATGACCATGAATAGCAATTCCCTTAGGGATGTTGATCGCCGTCTATCTTTAGAACGTCTAATTGGTGACTTAGCTATTGCTTCTGAAGTTAATAACCATGGTAATAATGATGTTGTTCAGGGTTTAAGTAAATATCCTAAATCTATTCCCGCCAAGTATTTTTATGACGATCGAGGGTCGGAACTATTTGAGCAAATTTGTGAATTACCTGAATATTATCCAACTCGGACTGAAACAGCGATTTTAGAAACCTATGCGCCCGAAATTGCCACGCTTACTGGTTCCTGTGAGTTGGTAGAGTTAGGTAGTGGTAGTGCCATAAAAACTCGAATTTTATTGGATGCCTATCAAAATCTTAAATATCCTTTGCGGTACGTTCCCATTGATATTAGTGCAGGTATTTTAGAGACTAGTGCCTTTGCCCTGTTAAATGATTATCCCAGCCTTGAGGTACATGGTCTGGTCGGCACCTATGAGTTGGCATTACAAAGACTTCATAGTTTTGGCAGCTTTGGAGTAAATCACAGCCCTAGGCGAATGGTGGTGTTTTTAGGTAGTACTCTGGGTAATCTTAATCCTCAAGAATGCGATCGCTTTTTCGAGCAGATTACAGGAGCATTACAAGCAGGCGACTATTTCCTACTAGGTATTGACCTACACAAATCTAAAACTTTACTAGAACCCGCTTACAATGATGCTCAGGGCGTAACGGCAGAGTTTAATTTAAATATGCTGCGGCATCTTAATCACAGGTTTAATGGCAATTTTGATTTGTCTCAATTTAAGCACCAAGCAATTTACAACGAATACCAACACCAGATCGAGATGTACCTGCATAGTCAAACTGATCAAACCGTACATTTGCGATCGCTCAATCTCACAATTCACCTAGAAGCAGGAGAAAAAATCCTCACGGAAATTTCCCGTAAGTTTGATTTAACCCATCTGGAACAAGACCTAAAAAGTAAGGGCATAAAACCAGTTAAAACTTGGACTGATGACAAGCAATGGTTTGGCATGATTTTGGGGCAAGTTATCTCTGCGTAA
- a CDS encoding transposase — MLNPYSSSLTDKEWEIIEPLLPKKKQTRPPTWTKRQILDGILYQLKNGCNWRDMPRDLPAFSTVYRYYKEWKDTDTFTAIMEALHSTAREQSKKIKMDNFNHH; from the coding sequence ATGCTAAATCCATACTCAAGTAGCCTAACAGATAAAGAATGGGAAATTATAGAACCATTGCTCCCAAAGAAAAAGCAAACTAGACCGCCAACTTGGACAAAAAGACAAATTTTAGACGGCATACTCTACCAACTCAAAAACGGTTGTAATTGGCGAGATATGCCCCGAGACTTACCAGCATTCTCTACAGTCTATCGATACTACAAGGAGTGGAAAGATACAGATACATTTACTGCGATTATGGAAGCTTTGCATTCAACAGCCCGTGAACAGTCAAAAAAAATCAAAATGGACAACTTTAATCATCATTGA
- a CDS encoding transposase: protein MLTINIDYFKSKPDDITLTTILLDSGYHIEKLTTDLQKVYPEIMTKIRFEISPKVSKQKQAEKGLSGFVVVPTRWVIERSNAWVERCKILVKNFERTLVNATAKLNLCFIRLMLKRIATHEI, encoded by the coding sequence ATGTTAACGATTAACATTGATTACTTCAAATCGAAGCCAGATGACATTACGTTAACTACGATATTGCTGGATAGTGGTTATCATATCGAAAAATTGACGACTGATTTACAGAAGGTTTATCCTGAGATTATGACTAAGATTAGGTTTGAAATTTCTCCTAAGGTATCAAAGCAAAAGCAGGCAGAAAAAGGTCTGTCTGGGTTTGTAGTTGTGCCGACAAGGTGGGTAATTGAAAGGTCAAATGCTTGGGTTGAAAGATGCAAAATCTTAGTTAAGAACTTTGAGAGAACTCTCGTTAATGCTACAGCTAAACTCAATCTTTGCTTTATTCGCTTGATGCTAAAAAGAATTGCTACTCATGAGATATGA
- a CDS encoding 50S ribosomal protein L25/general stress protein Ctc has protein sequence MPLTIECQSRSDQTNPRAIRRGGRVPATIYGHKGAESTAVTVNTKDAITLLRQAVVNNTLIDVNVTDGDFSGITILREVQYHPYKNDIYHISFFSIASQSKIEVSIPVTFVGVPVGVKVGGGSVEVLMNEIQVSCPPTAIPVSFEVDISKLDVGQGLHVSDIVLPEGVSVTSDGTPLLITIAGGRK, from the coding sequence ATGCCACTAACTATTGAATGCCAATCTCGCTCCGATCAAACAAATCCCCGTGCTATTCGCCGTGGGGGTAGAGTTCCTGCCACTATCTATGGACATAAAGGAGCAGAGTCAACAGCCGTTACTGTTAATACTAAAGATGCCATTACCCTCCTGCGTCAAGCTGTAGTCAATAACACTTTGATTGATGTCAATGTTACTGATGGTGATTTTAGTGGAATTACAATTCTTCGAGAAGTGCAATATCATCCCTATAAAAATGATATTTATCACATTAGTTTCTTTTCGATCGCTTCTCAGTCCAAGATTGAAGTGAGTATTCCTGTGACCTTTGTGGGAGTTCCCGTTGGCGTTAAAGTTGGTGGTGGCTCTGTAGAAGTACTGATGAATGAAATTCAAGTATCCTGTCCGCCCACCGCAATTCCTGTATCCTTTGAAGTGGATATATCTAAACTAGATGTGGGACAAGGTTTGCATGTTAGCGACATTGTTTTACCCGAGGGCGTATCTGTCACCTCCGACGGAACACCACTTCTAATCACCATCGCTGGTGGACGCAAATAA
- a CDS encoding Uma2 family endonuclease — translation MAIAPIIPISSKGWTDQDLMALPDDGNNYELVDGELIMSNSGLEHGYIAIILASALFGFVSSRKLGVILDSSTAFTMQSGNKRSPDISFLSKERLKGLQKLPKGFGEGAPDLAVEILSPSNTIAEIHTKIVEYFENGSRLIWVINPEEEYVLVYKNIHKPSPDRLLSCVDSLSGEEILPNFSFPVADLFPELNF, via the coding sequence ATGGCGATTGCCCCAATTATTCCAATATCTTCTAAAGGCTGGACAGATCAAGATTTAATGGCACTACCTGACGATGGTAATAACTATGAACTTGTGGATGGAGAATTAATAATGAGCAATTCTGGACTAGAACATGGTTACATTGCCATTATTTTAGCTTCGGCACTCTTTGGCTTTGTTAGTTCTAGAAAGCTAGGGGTAATTTTGGATTCAAGTACTGCATTTACGATGCAATCAGGAAACAAGCGATCTCCCGACATTTCATTTTTAAGTAAAGAGCGACTAAAAGGGTTACAAAAGTTACCCAAAGGCTTTGGTGAAGGTGCGCCCGATTTGGCAGTGGAAATTCTTTCACCCAGTAATACGATCGCTGAAATTCATACCAAGATTGTGGAATATTTTGAAAACGGTAGCCGCCTAATTTGGGTAATTAATCCCGAAGAGGAATATGTATTGGTATATAAAAATATTCATAAACCTTCACCCGATCGCCTTCTTAGTTGCGTAGATAGTTTAAGTGGTGAAGAAATTCTGCCTAATTTTTCTTTTCCTGTTGCCGATTTATTTCCTGAACTTAATTTTTAA
- a CDS encoding 2OG-Fe(II) oxygenase has translation MKYYSTVSNIFTPEYLSNLQGEILASSLFTTNNLNRDFINTKGFSVVFKRSHIGQMVTKFPFFKEYVKLALMPHCNAFYLNPLQLKSGSRVDPHIDRSLRSYCKTIEPPETVSVLYVNIPPNLEGGELILSDSHGCGSRRKRQVAKIYPQVNTLLHFQGHLTHSVNAVKSETLRLSLVCEQYCLEDEELSQIPEFIVESRAVTKKK, from the coding sequence ATGAAATACTATTCCACCGTTAGCAACATTTTTACTCCAGAATATTTAAGTAATCTGCAAGGGGAGATTCTAGCCAGTTCTCTCTTTACTACCAATAACTTAAATCGAGACTTTATAAATACCAAGGGCTTCTCTGTGGTATTTAAGCGATCGCATATCGGTCAAATGGTAACTAAATTTCCGTTTTTTAAGGAATATGTGAAGTTAGCTCTAATGCCGCACTGTAATGCCTTTTACCTCAATCCTTTACAATTAAAATCTGGTTCCAGAGTCGATCCTCACATCGATCGTAGCCTTCGTTCCTATTGCAAAACCATTGAACCACCAGAAACAGTAAGCGTTCTGTATGTAAATATCCCACCGAATCTGGAAGGAGGAGAGTTAATTCTGAGTGATTCCCACGGATGCGGTTCCCGCCGCAAACGCCAAGTTGCCAAAATTTATCCCCAAGTCAATACACTTCTGCACTTTCAGGGGCATCTAACTCACTCCGTCAATGCGGTTAAAAGTGAGACTCTGCGCCTGAGTTTAGTGTGTGAACAATACTGTCTTGAGGATGAGGAGTTAAGCCAAATTCCCGAATTTATCGTTGAATCAAGGGCTGTAACTAAAAAGAAGTGA
- a CDS encoding BrnA antitoxin family protein — translation MVRQGLPIDNKTQVTLRIDSEVMEWFKSH, via the coding sequence TTGGTTCGGCAAGGTTTACCCATAGACAATAAGACTCAAGTAACTTTGCGGATTGACAGTGAAGTTATGGAGTGGTTCAAGTCGCACTGA
- a CDS encoding adenylosuccinate synthase: MANVIVIGTQWGDEGKGKITDLLSRSADVVVRYQGGINAGHTIVVNEQVFKLHLIPSGILYPQTDCIIASGTVVDPEILLQELEQLRKVGVSTDRLFIAETAHVTMPYHRLIDKAAEELRAEHKIGTTGRGIGPTYTDKSERIGIRIIDLMDTDLLRKRLKWAVEQKNIILERLYNLPPLDPQEVIDKYIGYAEQLRPYVVDASLKIDEAIRKRLNILFEGAQGTLLDLDHGTYPYVTSSNPVAGGACIGAGVGPTMIDRIIGVAKAYTTRVGEGPFPTELKEEIGAHLGDRGAEFGTTTGRKRRCGWFDGVIGRYAVRINGLDCLAITKLDILDELEEIKVCTAYELDGQIIRDFPSDARAFARCVPIYETLSGWQQSTADCKELSDLPSAARDYLKFLADLMEVPIAIISLGASRGQTIIVEDPIHGPKRGLLSATF; this comes from the coding sequence TTGGCTAACGTAATTGTAATTGGTACCCAGTGGGGCGACGAAGGAAAAGGCAAAATCACTGATTTGCTTAGTCGTTCCGCAGATGTCGTAGTTAGGTATCAAGGCGGAATCAACGCTGGACACACCATAGTTGTAAATGAGCAGGTTTTTAAGCTGCACCTCATTCCTTCAGGTATTTTATATCCCCAGACCGATTGTATTATTGCTAGTGGTACCGTAGTTGATCCAGAGATTTTACTACAGGAACTTGAGCAACTGCGGAAAGTTGGTGTTTCTACGGATCGCCTATTTATTGCCGAAACAGCCCATGTCACGATGCCTTACCATCGCCTAATTGATAAAGCAGCAGAAGAGCTAAGGGCAGAGCATAAAATTGGCACCACGGGTCGAGGCATTGGACCTACCTATACGGATAAATCTGAACGTATTGGGATTCGCATCATTGATTTGATGGATACAGACCTACTACGCAAACGCTTAAAGTGGGCAGTAGAGCAGAAAAATATTATTTTAGAACGTCTATACAACTTACCTCCCCTTGACCCCCAAGAGGTCATAGATAAGTACATTGGTTATGCTGAACAACTACGCCCCTATGTAGTTGATGCCTCTTTAAAGATTGATGAGGCAATTAGGAAACGTCTCAATATTCTATTTGAGGGGGCTCAAGGCACTTTACTTGATCTTGATCACGGTACCTATCCCTACGTTACTTCTTCTAATCCAGTCGCTGGCGGAGCTTGCATTGGGGCTGGAGTTGGTCCTACAATGATAGACCGAATTATTGGTGTGGCTAAGGCTTACACTACTAGGGTTGGTGAAGGTCCTTTCCCTACTGAACTTAAGGAGGAAATCGGTGCTCATCTGGGCGATCGCGGGGCTGAATTTGGGACAACTACGGGACGGAAACGTCGCTGTGGCTGGTTTGATGGGGTGATTGGACGATATGCAGTCCGAATTAACGGTTTAGACTGTTTAGCAATTACCAAGCTAGATATTCTCGATGAATTGGAAGAAATCAAAGTTTGTACAGCTTACGAACTAGATGGACAAATAATTAGAGATTTCCCTAGCGATGCCCGTGCATTTGCGCGCTGTGTCCCCATCTATGAAACCCTAAGCGGTTGGCAGCAATCCACTGCCGATTGCAAAGAGTTATCTGATCTCCCCTCAGCAGCTAGAGATTATCTTAAGTTCTTAGCTGACTTGATGGAAGTCCCCATAGCAATTATTTCCTTGGGAGCTAGTCGTGGTCAGACTATTATTGTAGAAGACCCCATCCATGGACCTAAACGTGGTCTTTTGAGCGCAACCTTCTAA
- a CDS encoding IS1-like element transposase, with translation MPSVKEKIVDMVMNGSRIRDTRRGLGISHTTVIRELKKCC, from the coding sequence TTGCCAAGTGTCAAAGAAAAAATAGTAGATATGGTAATGAATGGGAGCAGAATACGAGACACAAGAAGGGGGTTAGGTATCAGTCACACAACGGTAATTAGGGAATTAAAAAAATGCTGTTGA
- a CDS encoding IS1 family transposase, with protein sequence MAAWLWHAIDHGTGAVLAYVLAPDHALVTLINQLTPFGITRFFTDAWGGYERIL encoded by the coding sequence TTGGCAGCATGGCTATGGCACGCTATTGATCATGGCACGGGTGCAGTTCTAGCCTATGTATTAGCACCTGATCATGCGTTGGTTACGTTGATCAATCAATTGACTCCTTTCGGCATCACTCGATTCTTCACAGATGCTTGGGGTGGCTATGAACGCATCCTCTAA
- the rnhA gene encoding ribonuclease HI has protein sequence MTKIQSSDLSPNPTKITTIYTDGACSGNPGAGGWGVVINFSDGSRRELRGRKAFTTNNQMELEGAIAGLRFWQELDPDQSVKLFTDSKYVIDGITKWIKGWKQNNWRTASKQPVKNQELWQILDQLNSAKVSWHWVQGHSGDQDNERCDAIARDQISRL, from the coding sequence ATGACTAAAATTCAATCCTCTGATTTATCTCCTAATCCAACTAAAATTACGACTATTTATACTGATGGTGCTTGCTCTGGAAATCCGGGGGCGGGAGGTTGGGGTGTGGTTATTAATTTTAGTGATGGCTCTAGGCGGGAGCTACGGGGTAGAAAGGCTTTTACCACTAATAATCAAATGGAATTAGAAGGAGCGATCGCAGGCTTAAGATTTTGGCAGGAACTAGACCCCGATCAGTCCGTTAAGCTATTTACGGATAGCAAGTATGTAATTGATGGCATTACTAAGTGGATTAAAGGTTGGAAACAAAATAACTGGCGGACTGCTAGTAAGCAACCTGTTAAAAATCAGGAACTATGGCAAATCCTTGACCAGTTAAATTCAGCCAAAGTTTCTTGGCATTGGGTACAGGGACATTCAGGGGATCAAGATAATGAAAGATGTGATGCGATCGCCCGTGATCAAATTAGCAGACTTTAA
- a CDS encoding cupin domain-containing protein, with amino-acid sequence MNPSPISAKLIAAPLGKTIYPEPYAALLKGRQKRKLGEYFGLAHFGVNLTHLAPGAISALAHSHSKQEEFILVLEGNPTLVLGEDEFVLNPGECYGFKAGTGIAHQLINRSEDNVTYLEIGDRPEGDEVEYPNDDLKATQLPNGKWALTHKDGRAY; translated from the coding sequence ATGAATCCATCGCCAATTTCAGCAAAATTGATTGCAGCACCGCTCGGTAAGACGATATATCCTGAACCTTATGCTGCCCTTTTGAAGGGACGACAAAAGCGCAAACTGGGTGAGTATTTTGGCTTAGCTCATTTTGGAGTTAACTTAACTCATCTTGCACCGGGGGCAATTTCTGCGCTTGCTCATAGCCACTCAAAGCAAGAAGAATTTATCTTAGTGTTAGAAGGCAATCCAACGCTGGTACTAGGCGAAGATGAATTTGTCCTGAATCCTGGTGAATGCTATGGATTTAAGGCAGGTACAGGTATCGCCCATCAACTGATTAATCGATCTGAGGATAATGTAACCTATCTTGAGATTGGCGATCGCCCTGAGGGAGATGAGGTCGAATACCCCAATGATGATCTCAAAGCAACACAACTGCCGAATGGTAAATGGGCTTTAACCCACAAGGATGGTCGTGCATATTAA